TTGAAAGCAAGCGACACGATCTCCGGCCAGGAAGGCCGCGCATACGCAACGATTAACGGACAGACGGAAGAAATGTTCTATGTGAAGACGCTGGAAGCAACGGTGGAGAAACAAAAAGCAGAGGTCAAAACGCTGGGCCGCCGCGGTATACAGCACAAAGCAACCGGTTGGTCTGGCTCGGGTTCCATGACGATCTTTTATACCACATCCCGTTTCCGCGAGCTGATGCTCCAGTACATGCAGAATGGTGTGGACACGTACTTCGACATTGAAGTGACCAACGAAGATCCTTCCTCCACGATTGGTAAACAGACCGTTACCCTCAAAGGCGTCAACCTCGACAGTGTGATCATGGCATCCCTGGATACCGAGGCGGAGGCGTTGGAGGAAGAAGTGAGCTTTACCTTTGAAGATGTCGATATGCCTGTATCGTTCAATCTGCCGAAGTAATGTAGCGTGGAAAGCATAATGATTTGAGATTTATAAAGAGTATAAATTTACAGCGGGTTTGTAAAAGAAACCTGTTCAACTTGCCTGT
This Paenibacillus xylanexedens DNA region includes the following protein-coding sequences:
- a CDS encoding phage tail tube protein, coding for MAFLKASDTISGQEGRAYATINGQTEEMFYVKTLEATVEKQKAEVKTLGRRGIQHKATGWSGSGSMTIFYTTSRFRELMLQYMQNGVDTYFDIEVTNEDPSSTIGKQTVTLKGVNLDSVIMASLDTEAEALEEEVSFTFEDVDMPVSFNLPK